The following proteins are co-located in the Shouchella hunanensis genome:
- the lgt gene encoding prolipoprotein diacylglyceryl transferase: MNTQIEPMDRVFISLGPIDIYWYAVLILLGVGVGYLWARSEGEKRGLPKETYADLLVWALPISIICARAYYVIFRWDQFADSPMSVFNIREGGIAIHGALIGAVVTAIIFARVKKLSFWKIADVAAPAILIGQAIGRWGNFVNQEVYGGEVSRTFLESLFLPDWIINQMYINGAYYHPTFLYESLWSILGVVILILLRKVNLRQGELFFSYVIWYSVGRFFIEGIRLDYLLIGETLRTAQLLSLILIGLSIILWAYRRIVVKPPRYLDTDSDSKQKKKK, from the coding sequence GTGAATACACAAATCGAACCGATGGATCGAGTGTTTATTTCTCTTGGTCCAATTGATATTTATTGGTATGCTGTTTTGATTCTTTTAGGTGTTGGAGTCGGTTATTTATGGGCTCGCTCTGAAGGGGAAAAACGAGGGTTACCAAAAGAAACTTATGCAGACTTACTTGTGTGGGCGTTACCAATTTCCATTATTTGCGCAAGAGCCTATTATGTCATTTTCAGGTGGGACCAGTTCGCAGATAGTCCGATGAGTGTGTTTAACATTCGTGAAGGTGGAATTGCCATTCATGGTGCCTTAATCGGTGCAGTTGTTACAGCTATTATTTTTGCGCGTGTGAAGAAGCTATCGTTCTGGAAAATAGCTGATGTTGCAGCACCAGCTATTTTAATTGGTCAAGCGATCGGTCGCTGGGGGAATTTTGTTAACCAAGAAGTGTACGGCGGCGAAGTATCACGGACGTTTTTAGAAAGTTTGTTTTTACCTGATTGGATCATTAATCAAATGTATATTAATGGGGCTTACTATCACCCGACATTTTTATACGAATCTTTATGGAGTATTCTTGGTGTCGTCATCCTTATTTTGCTACGCAAAGTGAATTTACGCCAAGGGGAACTTTTCTTCTCTTACGTCATCTGGTATTCAGTCGGACGGTTCTTCATTGAGGGGATCCGTTTAGATTATTTACTGATTGGAGAGACCCTTAGAACAGCACAGTTATTATCACTTATTCTCATTGGTTTATCCATTATTCTTTGGGCGTATCGACGCATCGTCGTAAAGCCACCAAGATATTTAGATACAGATAGCGATAGTAAACAGAAAAAGAAAAAATAG
- the hisD gene encoding histidinol dehydrogenase, with translation MQVIRLEKEKTVVQKNLRLQENERVVQSVADIIEQVKVGGDKALVELTKQFDGATVSSFLVTKEEIETAYRTIRNEELDAIKQAIKNVTTYHEEQINTSWMQTKDDGTLLGQKVTPLDAVGLYVPGGKAAYPSSVIMNAVPALVAGVEQIAVASPPDQFGHLPAGVLVAANELGIQSIYKVGGAQAIAAFAYGTESIAKVDKITGPGNQYVALAKRAVFGEVDIDMIAGPSEICVLADEGANPSYIAADLLSQAEHDEMASAILVTTSHSLAEAVKEEVANQLNVLPNSEIARQAISDYGQIYICSSVEQTIGVVNDLACEHVEIMTDAPMEMLGKIKHAGAIFIGPYSAEVVGDYMAGPSHVLPTNGTARFSSPLSVDDFIKKTSVISYSKAAFEGDAQAIMTLARMEGLEAHARAIEVRLKGETK, from the coding sequence ATGCAGGTTATACGTCTAGAAAAAGAAAAAACTGTGGTGCAAAAAAATCTTCGCTTACAAGAGAATGAACGGGTCGTTCAAAGCGTTGCGGATATTATTGAACAAGTAAAAGTAGGCGGAGACAAAGCGTTAGTTGAATTAACGAAGCAATTTGACGGGGCTACGGTTTCCTCGTTCCTCGTTACAAAAGAAGAGATTGAAACTGCCTATAGAACAATTCGTAATGAAGAGCTCGATGCGATTAAACAGGCGATTAAAAACGTTACAACTTATCATGAAGAGCAAATTAACACATCTTGGATGCAAACAAAAGATGATGGGACCTTGCTAGGTCAAAAGGTAACGCCACTGGACGCAGTAGGGCTTTATGTTCCAGGTGGTAAAGCTGCGTATCCTTCTTCTGTCATTATGAATGCAGTCCCTGCACTTGTAGCGGGCGTTGAACAGATAGCGGTCGCATCCCCACCAGATCAATTCGGCCATCTTCCCGCAGGTGTTCTCGTTGCTGCAAATGAATTAGGTATCCAATCCATCTATAAAGTTGGTGGTGCTCAAGCAATTGCTGCTTTTGCTTATGGTACAGAATCAATTGCCAAAGTCGACAAGATTACAGGACCTGGAAACCAGTATGTGGCGTTAGCAAAGCGAGCAGTTTTTGGAGAAGTTGATATTGATATGATTGCTGGTCCTAGTGAAATTTGTGTCTTAGCTGATGAAGGTGCAAACCCATCATACATTGCAGCCGACTTACTGTCCCAAGCTGAACACGATGAAATGGCATCAGCGATCCTTGTCACAACATCACATTCATTAGCTGAAGCTGTTAAGGAAGAAGTAGCAAACCAGCTAAATGTACTCCCGAATTCTGAGATTGCGAGGCAAGCGATTTCGGACTATGGTCAAATTTACATCTGTTCTTCCGTTGAACAGACCATTGGTGTAGTCAACGACTTGGCATGTGAACACGTTGAAATTATGACAGACGCCCCGATGGAAATGCTAGGGAAAATAAAGCATGCAGGTGCTATTTTTATTGGTCCCTATAGTGCCGAGGTTGTTGGGGATTATATGGCAGGGCCAAGCCACGTCTTGCCCACCAATGGGACAGCTAGATTTTCAAGTCCATTATCCGTAGATGATTTTATAAAAAAAACAAGCGTCATTTCATACAGTAAAGCAGCGTTTGAAGGGGATGCTCAGGCGATCATGACGTTGGCTCGAATGGAAGGGCTAGAGGCGCATGCAAGAGCGATAGAAGTTCGATTAAAGGGGGAGACGAAATGA
- a CDS encoding ATP phosphoribosyltransferase regulatory subunit, translating into MSQLFLFEKPLGMRDRLPHQHHLQNKISTQLMQTIGEWGYEKVQTPALEYFETVGKLSAIPDQQLFKCFDLSGNTLVLRPDMTAPIARLVSSTMKRESFPLRLSYHSNLYRAQQLEGGRPAEFEQVGVELIGDATTSGDSEVFVLFQEAMQTIGLERYQLVLGHIGFIRALLNESVPADQAEQLQRYLFEKNDVGFREAVYTYELPSDIENRLIQLLELRGNAYVLDEAEQLVASEEGKKAIHELRGILDVLQEEGFESFVQFDLSTVLHMSYYTGFVFEAYHEDVAQALGGGGRYDELLKKFGRTAPATGFGLRIDLLSEVYSSENEPDKKWCVLYHHSRRKEAYKKAAELRQRGKAVIVQDQAGLSENWVNEQVELAYIHFEEE; encoded by the coding sequence TTGTCACAGCTATTTTTATTTGAGAAACCTTTGGGGATGAGAGATCGATTGCCTCATCAACACCATTTACAAAATAAAATTTCTACACAGTTAATGCAAACAATTGGAGAATGGGGATATGAAAAAGTTCAGACTCCTGCATTAGAGTATTTTGAAACAGTGGGAAAACTATCGGCTATCCCAGATCAGCAGTTGTTTAAATGCTTTGACTTGTCAGGGAACACACTTGTATTACGTCCCGATATGACTGCGCCAATTGCTCGTCTTGTTTCCTCGACAATGAAAAGAGAATCGTTCCCACTGCGCTTATCTTACCATTCCAATTTATACAGGGCTCAACAATTAGAGGGAGGTAGACCAGCGGAATTTGAACAAGTTGGTGTTGAACTAATTGGTGATGCTACAACAAGCGGTGACAGTGAGGTCTTTGTTCTTTTTCAAGAAGCGATGCAAACAATTGGCCTAGAGCGGTATCAGCTTGTTTTAGGTCACATCGGTTTTATCCGAGCGTTATTAAACGAGTCGGTGCCTGCCGATCAAGCAGAACAACTTCAACGTTATTTATTTGAAAAAAATGATGTTGGTTTTCGCGAAGCGGTTTATACGTATGAACTTCCCTCGGACATTGAAAATCGCTTAATTCAATTGCTTGAGTTGCGAGGTAATGCGTATGTGTTGGACGAAGCAGAACAGTTGGTAGCTTCAGAAGAGGGAAAAAAGGCTATTCACGAACTGCGAGGCATTTTGGATGTATTACAAGAAGAAGGATTTGAATCGTTTGTTCAATTTGATTTAAGCACGGTTCTTCATATGAGCTATTATACTGGTTTTGTATTTGAAGCCTATCATGAAGATGTTGCCCAAGCCTTAGGGGGCGGGGGACGGTACGATGAACTATTGAAAAAGTTTGGACGTACGGCTCCGGCAACGGGATTTGGTTTAAGAATTGATTTACTCAGTGAAGTGTACTCAAGTGAAAACGAGCCGGACAAAAAGTGGTGTGTGTTGTATCATCATTCTAGACGGAAAGAAGCGTATAAAAAAGCCGCTGAATTACGCCAACGCGGTAAAGCTGTTATTGTACAAGATCAAGCTGGTCTATCAGAAAATTGGGTGAACGAACAAGTAGAGCTGGCGTATATTCATTTTGAAGAGGAGTAG
- the ppaX gene encoding pyrophosphatase PpaX, producing the protein MTINTILFDLDGTLIDTNELIIQSFLHTLEPDYPGQYSRETVLPFIGPSLQETFSSINKEKAATYIETYRTHNHHHHDSLVTIYPGVKEGVKRLHDEGYKLAIVTTKIKETAMMGLKLTGLDAYFDVIIGLDDVTKEKPNPEPIYKALEQLNAKAEEAIMVGDNSHDILAGKNAGTVSVGVGWALKGEAFLKSFEPDYIIRSMDDLLAIVKER; encoded by the coding sequence ATGACCATTAATACCATTTTGTTTGATTTAGACGGAACCCTTATTGATACAAATGAGCTCATTATCCAATCATTTTTGCATACACTTGAGCCAGATTATCCAGGTCAGTATTCAAGAGAAACAGTCCTCCCATTTATTGGTCCTTCTCTTCAAGAAACGTTTTCGTCCATAAATAAAGAGAAAGCAGCGACGTATATAGAGACCTATCGAACACATAATCATCACCATCATGACTCGCTTGTGACCATCTACCCTGGTGTAAAAGAAGGCGTTAAACGATTACATGATGAAGGCTACAAGCTTGCCATTGTAACAACGAAAATAAAAGAAACTGCGATGATGGGCCTAAAGCTGACAGGCTTGGATGCGTATTTTGATGTTATTATAGGTCTAGATGATGTAACGAAAGAAAAGCCTAATCCTGAGCCTATCTATAAAGCGCTTGAACAATTAAATGCTAAAGCGGAAGAAGCGATTATGGTTGGGGATAATTCTCATGACATTTTGGCAGGAAAAAATGCAGGAACAGTAAGTGTAGGTGTTGGCTGGGCACTTAAAGGAGAGGCATTTTTGAAGTCATTCGAACCTGATTATATTATACGATCCATGGATGATCTTCTTGCGATTGTAAAAGAAAGATGA
- the hisG gene encoding ATP phosphoribosyltransferase, which yields MRPLTIAMPKGRIFDEAVKLLRAAGYQLPETFEESRKLIIDVPEENLRFVLAKPMDVPTYVEQGVADVGVAGKDVMLEEKRDVYEMLDLNISACYLAVASLPNYQKGELHPKVASKYPNLAIQYFKEQGEQVEVIKLNGSIELAPIMGLANRIVDIVSTGQTLKENGLVELEKIQEITSRFIVNASSYRLKGEEIQRMIKQLQAVV from the coding sequence ATGAGACCGTTAACGATTGCGATGCCAAAAGGTCGGATCTTTGATGAAGCTGTAAAATTGTTGCGTGCTGCAGGCTATCAGCTTCCAGAGACTTTTGAAGAATCGCGAAAATTAATTATAGATGTACCCGAAGAAAACTTACGCTTTGTCCTAGCGAAGCCAATGGATGTTCCTACCTATGTAGAACAAGGCGTTGCCGATGTAGGTGTTGCCGGGAAGGATGTCATGCTTGAAGAAAAGCGTGATGTTTATGAAATGCTTGATTTAAACATTAGTGCTTGCTATTTAGCAGTGGCAAGTTTACCAAATTATCAAAAAGGTGAATTGCATCCTAAAGTAGCTTCTAAGTATCCGAATTTAGCCATTCAATATTTTAAAGAACAAGGGGAGCAAGTGGAAGTCATTAAACTTAATGGATCGATTGAGCTCGCGCCTATAATGGGTCTAGCAAATCGCATTGTTGATATTGTGTCAACTGGTCAAACGCTAAAAGAAAATGGATTAGTTGAGTTAGAGAAGATCCAAGAAATTACCTCGCGATTTATTGTTAACGCTTCGAGCTATCGCTTAAAAGGCGAAGAGATTCAGCGAATGATTAAACAGTTACAAGCTGTAGTGTAG
- a CDS encoding acyltransferase — protein MSRRTERYPVSGTNSLWQLYKTVSFGKVIKIFIISQTARITPSFRVKNWLYRTFLNMKIGDYTAFALMVMVDAMFPERIKVGTNTIIGYNTTILAHEYLIQEYRLGDVIIGDDVMIGANCTILPGVIIGDRAVIGAGTVVHKDVESDTFVAGSPMRVIKRQNEQN, from the coding sequence ATGAGTAGACGAACGGAGCGCTACCCGGTTTCTGGAACGAATTCGCTTTGGCAGCTTTATAAGACCGTATCTTTCGGGAAAGTAATAAAAATTTTTATTATTAGTCAAACCGCACGAATTACACCATCATTTCGCGTGAAAAACTGGCTTTATCGTACGTTTTTAAACATGAAGATTGGCGACTACACAGCCTTTGCGTTAATGGTTATGGTAGATGCCATGTTTCCAGAGCGTATTAAGGTTGGCACAAATACCATCATTGGATACAATACGACCATCCTTGCGCATGAATACCTCATCCAAGAATATCGCTTAGGCGACGTCATCATTGGTGACGATGTGATGATTGGAGCAAATTGTACCATTCTACCTGGAGTCATTATTGGCGATCGAGCCGTAATTGGTGCAGGCACCGTTGTACATAAGGATGTGGAAAGTGATACATTTGTCGCTGGGAGTCCGATGCGTGTGATAAAAAGACAGAATGAGCAGAACTAA
- a CDS encoding nucleoside recognition domain-containing protein has product MGVVKRGLLSGLQTTWTLGKIIFPITLFVTLLGYTPVLGWIASGIAPIMNVIGLPGEAAIPLVIGNVLNLFAGIGAILSLDLTIKEVFILAIMLSFSHNLIVESAVATKVGIKVFPIVAVRIFLALFSAFVINLVWDGGSEQAVYGLASATQTAEPTTLLGMIAVGLQTAFWGVAQLALVVIPLMLIVQIMRERGWLKVISQWLSPLTRLIGVDRNTSVTLASGLTIGLAYGAGVMIDAVKEDKVKKKDLYIVFIFLVACHAVVEDTLVFVVLGIPVWPLLVIRVITALLLTIVISRVWTRLEKRKESSYRKETAYDH; this is encoded by the coding sequence ATGGGAGTGGTGAAACGAGGACTGTTATCAGGTTTACAGACAACATGGACGTTAGGCAAAATTATTTTTCCCATTACATTGTTTGTCACGCTGCTCGGCTACACGCCGGTGCTCGGTTGGATCGCTTCAGGCATTGCGCCTATTATGAATGTAATTGGCTTACCAGGCGAAGCTGCTATTCCGTTAGTTATCGGAAATGTGTTGAATTTATTTGCGGGAATTGGCGCCATTCTCTCCCTTGACTTGACGATCAAAGAAGTATTCATTCTCGCTATTATGTTATCTTTTTCGCACAATCTCATTGTGGAATCAGCAGTCGCTACAAAGGTTGGAATAAAAGTGTTTCCGATTGTAGCTGTTCGAATCTTTCTCGCCCTATTTTCAGCATTTGTAATTAATCTAGTGTGGGATGGTGGAAGTGAACAGGCTGTTTACGGTCTTGCTTCTGCTACACAAACAGCTGAACCAACAACACTACTAGGTATGATTGCTGTAGGGTTACAGACTGCTTTTTGGGGTGTTGCACAATTAGCGTTAGTTGTCATTCCACTTATGCTGATCGTGCAAATTATGCGTGAACGTGGCTGGTTAAAAGTAATCTCTCAATGGCTTTCTCCTCTAACGCGCTTAATTGGTGTCGATCGAAATACATCGGTGACCTTGGCTTCTGGTTTAACAATCGGTCTTGCTTATGGAGCAGGGGTCATGATTGATGCCGTTAAAGAAGACAAAGTGAAGAAGAAAGATCTTTATATCGTGTTTATTTTCCTTGTCGCTTGTCATGCTGTTGTGGAGGATACTCTTGTTTTTGTTGTTCTAGGTATTCCGGTTTGGCCGCTTCTTGTCATTCGTGTTATTACGGCTTTGTTATTAACTATTGTCATTTCAAGAGTGTGGACCCGATTAGAAAAAAGAAAAGAATCATCGTATAGAAAGGAAACCGCATATGACCATTAA
- the hisB gene encoding imidazoleglycerol-phosphate dehydratase HisB, with product MSREASIQRKTGETDIQLTVQLDGEGQIELNTGVPFLEHMLHLFAKHGQFDLNVQAEGDIEVDAHHTTEDIAICLGEAFKDALGSKEGIRRYGSATVPMDDALAQVVVDLSNRPHLEYRVDLPSETVGTFDTELVREFFWKLALEARMNVHIIVHYGHNTHHIIEAIFKACARALREAASIDPNQRGLLSTKGML from the coding sequence ATGAGTCGAGAAGCATCTATTCAGCGAAAAACAGGTGAAACAGATATACAATTAACCGTACAATTAGATGGTGAAGGACAGATCGAGTTAAATACAGGTGTTCCGTTTCTTGAACACATGCTGCATTTATTTGCAAAGCACGGACAATTTGACTTAAACGTCCAAGCTGAGGGGGATATAGAAGTAGATGCGCATCATACAACCGAAGATATAGCTATCTGTTTAGGAGAAGCGTTTAAAGATGCACTCGGTTCAAAAGAGGGAATTCGACGCTACGGATCAGCAACTGTTCCAATGGATGATGCACTTGCTCAAGTCGTAGTTGATTTAAGCAATCGCCCTCATTTAGAATATCGTGTGGACCTTCCGAGTGAAACAGTTGGAACGTTTGATACAGAGCTAGTACGAGAATTTTTTTGGAAGCTGGCGTTAGAAGCAAGAATGAATGTACACATTATCGTTCATTATGGACACAATACCCACCATATTATTGAAGCCATCTTTAAAGCGTGTGCGAGAGCCCTCCGTGAAGCGGCAAGCATTGATCCAAATCAGAGAGGGCTTTTATCGACGAAGGGGATGCTCTAA
- the hisH gene encoding imidazole glycerol phosphate synthase subunit HisH: MIGIIDYGMGNLHSVSKALERLQFPYLISGNPDELMECDAFILPGVGAFPDAMKNLDTTGLRTFLDQHVYQQKPLLGICLGMQLLFEKSTEYGETAGLAYLNGNVIHFSEKQHHAHSSLKIPHMGWNRLAFLNEKTSTGGIEEGYVYFVHSYVVEAPDELMAAKADYGCDVPAIVEKDLVFGMQFHPEKSGQVGTALLKRFGELAEKGVD; this comes from the coding sequence ATGATTGGCATTATTGATTATGGTATGGGCAACCTTCATTCTGTATCAAAAGCATTAGAACGACTTCAATTTCCATATCTTATTAGCGGTAATCCAGATGAATTAATGGAATGCGATGCTTTTATCTTGCCAGGAGTTGGTGCCTTTCCTGATGCTATGAAAAACTTGGACACAACCGGTTTACGCACGTTTCTCGACCAGCATGTTTATCAACAAAAACCACTATTGGGTATTTGTTTAGGGATGCAGCTCTTATTTGAAAAAAGCACAGAATATGGAGAAACAGCAGGTCTCGCTTACTTAAATGGAAATGTGATCCATTTTTCTGAAAAACAACACCATGCTCATTCATCTTTAAAAATTCCTCATATGGGGTGGAACCGTCTCGCTTTTTTAAATGAAAAAACAAGCACAGGAGGCATTGAAGAGGGCTATGTTTATTTCGTTCATTCATATGTGGTAGAAGCGCCTGATGAGCTCATGGCAGCAAAAGCAGATTACGGGTGCGATGTGCCTGCAATTGTAGAGAAAGACCTCGTTTTCGGAATGCAATTTCATCCCGAAAAAAGTGGACAAGTTGGTACGGCATTACTAAAACGATTTGGGGAACTGGCAGAAAAGGGAGTGGACTGA